One genomic segment of Pseudonocardia sp. T1-2H includes these proteins:
- a CDS encoding nicotinamide phosphoribosyltransferase domain-containing protein, which produces MGYLDNLIIDTDNYKHCHYPLYPKGTEYVSSYIESRGGRFPVTMFVGLQAYLREKLMKPITLEDIDEAEFVVREQGMHFNRENWLGILNDHGGFLPVEIEAVPEGIVVPSRNVLVQVVNTDPKYFWATSFFETALLRAVWYPTTIGTVSWLSKQVIREALARTSDHPELLRFMLHDYGARGVSSQQSAALGGLAHLVNFDQSDTVPGILAAKRYYNAGKVSNSGPNSEHAGFCAWGADDEVGAIRNMLETFAPEGCALVLTDTYDHENCVKNILGGAARTWSGTSRAWSASARTRGTRCRSPRTPPSG; this is translated from the coding sequence ATGGGGTATCTCGACAACCTGATCATCGACACGGACAACTACAAGCACTGTCACTACCCGCTGTACCCGAAGGGCACCGAGTACGTCTCGAGCTACATCGAGTCGCGCGGGGGCAGGTTCCCGGTCACGATGTTCGTCGGGCTGCAGGCCTACCTGCGCGAGAAGCTGATGAAGCCGATCACCCTCGAGGACATCGACGAGGCCGAGTTCGTCGTCCGCGAGCAGGGGATGCACTTCAACCGGGAGAACTGGCTGGGCATCCTCAACGACCACGGCGGCTTCCTGCCGGTGGAGATCGAGGCCGTCCCCGAGGGGATCGTCGTACCCTCGCGCAACGTGCTGGTCCAGGTGGTCAACACGGACCCGAAGTACTTCTGGGCCACGAGCTTCTTCGAGACCGCCCTGCTGCGCGCCGTCTGGTACCCGACGACGATCGGCACGGTGAGCTGGCTGTCCAAGCAGGTCATCCGGGAGGCGCTGGCCCGCACGTCGGACCACCCGGAGCTGCTGCGCTTCATGCTCCACGACTACGGCGCCCGCGGCGTCAGCTCCCAGCAGTCCGCGGCGCTCGGCGGGCTCGCCCACCTCGTCAACTTCGACCAGTCGGACACGGTCCCCGGCATCCTCGCCGCGAAGCGCTACTACAACGCCGGCAAGGTCTCGAACTCCGGCCCGAACTCCGAGCACGCGGGCTTCTGCGCCTGGGGTGCGGACGACGAGGTCGGCGCGATCCGGAACATGCTGGAGACGTTCGCGCCCGAGGGCTGCGCGCTGGTCCTCACGGACACCTACGACCACGAGAACTGCGTGAAGAACATCCTGGGCGGGGCTGCAAGGACATGGTCCGGAACTTCCCGGGCCTGGTCGGCGTCCGCCCGGACTCGGGGGACCCGGTGCAGGTCACCGCGGACACCACCCAGTGGCTGA
- a CDS encoding HAD family hydrolase, whose translation MTQLHVFDMDGTLLRGAATVELSRYLGSFDAANAVEQAWLRKEISDVDFWDSVRPLWADATETELDEAFAAAAWIDGVREVFADIAARGEHSAVISQSPHFFVRRLEGWGAHHTFGAGVVPGGRSGEDLLLTVQHKVDITLRLLDELGVAESDCVAYGDSTSDVLLFDRLRHTVGVNPAPVLRDRCAVVYEGPDLREAYALGRGLLEQSAANRS comes from the coding sequence GTGACGCAGCTGCACGTGTTCGACATGGACGGGACCCTGCTCCGCGGAGCCGCGACGGTCGAGCTGTCCCGTTATCTGGGTTCCTTCGACGCCGCGAACGCCGTCGAGCAGGCGTGGCTGCGCAAGGAGATCAGCGACGTCGACTTCTGGGACAGCGTGCGGCCGCTGTGGGCCGACGCCACCGAGACCGAGCTGGACGAGGCCTTCGCGGCCGCGGCGTGGATCGACGGCGTCCGCGAGGTCTTCGCGGACATCGCCGCCCGTGGCGAGCACAGCGCGGTGATCTCCCAGTCCCCGCACTTCTTCGTGCGGCGGCTCGAGGGCTGGGGAGCGCACCACACCTTCGGCGCCGGCGTCGTGCCCGGCGGGCGGTCGGGCGAAGACCTGCTGCTGACGGTGCAGCACAAGGTCGACATCACCCTCCGACTGCTCGACGAGCTGGGCGTCGCCGAGTCCGACTGCGTCGCCTACGGGGACTCGACGTCCGACGTGCTGCTCTTCGACCGCTTGCGGCACACCGTCGGCGTCAACCCGGCGCCCGTCCTGCGGGACCGGTGCGCCGTCGTCTACGAGGGGCCGGATCTGCGGGAGGCCTACGCCCTGGGCCGCGGCCTGCTCGAGCAGTCGGCAGCGAACCGGTCCTGA
- a CDS encoding Lrp/AsnC family transcriptional regulator: MGEVDETDHRLLALLHEDGRRTYSEMAGVVGLSVAAVKRRVDRLREIGVITGFTVQVDHAKLGWGVEAFTELRYAGRTGVGEIVATASTVPEVQAIYTIAGDPDALVHVRVRDIPHLQTVIDTLRRAGTVTGTKTLMVLGSWTREN; this comes from the coding sequence GTGGGCGAGGTCGACGAGACGGACCATCGGTTGCTGGCGCTGCTGCACGAGGACGGACGCCGGACCTACTCGGAGATGGCCGGCGTCGTCGGGCTGTCGGTCGCGGCCGTGAAGCGGCGGGTGGACCGGCTCCGCGAGATCGGCGTGATCACGGGGTTCACCGTGCAGGTGGACCACGCCAAGCTCGGCTGGGGCGTCGAGGCGTTCACCGAGCTGCGCTACGCCGGGCGGACCGGCGTCGGCGAGATCGTCGCGACGGCGTCGACGGTGCCCGAGGTGCAGGCGATCTACACGATCGCCGGGGACCCGGACGCGCTCGTGCACGTCCGGGTCCGGGACATCCCGCACCTGCAGACGGTGATCGACACCCTGCGCCGCGCCGGGACCGTCACGGGGACGAAGACGCTGATGGTGCTGGGGTCCTGGACCCGGGAGAACTGA
- a CDS encoding indolepyruvate ferredoxin oxidoreductase family protein produces the protein MTATTTSVSLDDKYAAESGRVLISGIQALVRLTLEQRRLDASRGLDTGVFVSGYQGSPLGGVDMEMARAAAFLDPAGVVFQPGVNEELAATAVAGTQLLGRVPGRRHDGVTGFWYGKNPGLDRAADAIRHGNLAGTATLGGAVAWIGDDPASKSSTVPSSCEPMAQSLAMPLLAPGTVPEILSLGLHAVALSRATGLWTGLKIIADIADASATIDVTALGRGVPQPPSTPRPTVSALLGPAALDAEHDMLTRRLDLARRYARETGLNRIAFSARRARIGVLASGTGYAVVQRACEDLGLDEGAMEALGLRLIKLDMPFPLDGGQLAEMTGDLDECLVVEDKVPFLEGHLKEALYRRPGAPNVVGRRDETGRPLLTARGQLGAEDVARALAARIGPDRLPRTAAVHLSAIEPAKPSRIALPVATSGARTPYFCSGCPHNTSTRASDDTLVGVGIGCHAMVALDGEGRGSQVGLTQMGGEGAQWIGLAPFTDDRHLVQNLGDGTFHHSGSLAIRAAVAAGVTMTYKLLYNDAVAMTGGQQAVGRLSVPEITRLLATEGVRRIAITTDDPAKYRGVTLDPIASVRHRDEFAEAEAELTAVDGVTVLIHDDRCAAEQRRLRKRGQLPTPAEKVVINERVCEGCGDCGDKSTCLSVQPHQTEFGRKTRIHQASCNSDLSCLKGDCPSFLLVEPGTRARREVPALPVELVEPAPRLVGDTTLLRMPGIGGTGVVTISQVLQMAAHLDGLFAAGLEQTGLAQKGGPVVSDIRIAKVPVTGSLRASRATADVLVGFDLLGAADPSNLAVARPGHTVAVVNTAIVPTAAMVTNRVVLPGSPVDSLERIETVTRREDNLYLDAQRLAEALFGDHMPTNMLLVGAAYQHGVVPIAAEAIEEAIRLNGAAVEKTLAAFRWGRAAAIDAEAVLAAVTPPARATVEVGAAAAQIARATGAAGELEAVLATRVADLAGFQDEALARRYAAEVGRVTAIATDRTDAATGERIGLAYAAGLHKLLAYKDEYEVARLHLDPVEKARRDAEFGPDAAVSVMLHPPVLRAMGMNRKIRLKGRTAEITFRALRAARGLRGTPLDVFGYANVRRVERELVAEYQGLVRAALEHLDAGSAEQVVELAGLPDLVRGYEDIKLAAVERFRERAGALLAVITGTG, from the coding sequence GTGACCGCCACCACGACTTCCGTGTCCCTCGACGACAAGTACGCCGCCGAGTCCGGCCGGGTCCTGATCTCGGGGATCCAGGCCCTCGTGCGGCTGACGCTCGAGCAGCGCCGCCTCGACGCGTCCCGCGGCCTGGACACGGGCGTCTTCGTCTCCGGGTACCAGGGCTCGCCGCTGGGTGGCGTGGACATGGAGATGGCGCGCGCCGCGGCGTTCCTGGACCCGGCCGGCGTCGTCTTCCAGCCCGGCGTCAACGAGGAGCTCGCCGCCACCGCCGTCGCCGGGACCCAGCTGCTCGGCCGCGTCCCCGGCCGGCGGCACGACGGCGTCACCGGCTTCTGGTACGGCAAGAACCCCGGCCTGGACCGGGCCGCGGACGCCATCCGGCACGGCAATCTCGCGGGGACGGCGACGCTCGGCGGCGCGGTCGCCTGGATCGGCGACGACCCGGCGAGCAAGTCCTCCACCGTCCCCAGCTCGTGCGAGCCGATGGCGCAGAGCCTCGCCATGCCGTTGCTCGCCCCCGGCACGGTCCCGGAGATCCTCTCGCTCGGCCTGCACGCGGTCGCGCTGTCCCGGGCGACCGGGCTCTGGACCGGCCTCAAGATCATCGCGGACATCGCCGACGCGTCCGCCACGATCGACGTCACCGCGCTGGGCCGGGGTGTTCCGCAGCCGCCGTCGACACCCCGCCCGACGGTGTCCGCGCTGCTCGGACCGGCCGCGCTCGACGCGGAGCACGACATGCTGACGCGCCGCCTCGACCTCGCCCGGCGGTACGCGCGGGAGACCGGGCTCAACCGGATCGCCTTCTCCGCGCGCCGCGCCCGCATCGGCGTCCTCGCGTCGGGCACCGGTTACGCGGTCGTCCAGCGGGCCTGTGAGGACCTCGGCCTGGACGAGGGCGCGATGGAGGCCCTCGGCCTGCGGCTGATCAAGCTGGACATGCCCTTCCCGCTCGACGGCGGGCAGCTCGCGGAGATGACCGGTGACCTCGACGAGTGCCTCGTCGTCGAGGACAAGGTGCCGTTCCTGGAGGGTCACCTCAAGGAGGCGCTCTACCGGCGCCCGGGCGCCCCGAACGTCGTCGGCCGCCGGGACGAGACGGGACGTCCGCTGCTCACGGCCCGCGGCCAGCTCGGCGCGGAGGACGTGGCCCGTGCCCTCGCCGCGCGGATCGGACCGGACAGGCTCCCGCGCACCGCCGCGGTCCACCTGTCCGCGATCGAGCCCGCCAAGCCCTCCCGAATCGCGCTTCCGGTGGCCACGAGCGGCGCGCGGACCCCCTACTTCTGCTCCGGCTGCCCGCACAACACCTCCACCCGGGCCTCGGACGACACGCTCGTCGGCGTCGGGATCGGCTGTCACGCCATGGTCGCGCTCGACGGCGAGGGCCGCGGCAGCCAGGTCGGCCTGACGCAGATGGGCGGCGAGGGCGCCCAGTGGATCGGCCTGGCCCCCTTCACCGATGACCGTCACCTGGTCCAGAACCTCGGCGACGGCACGTTCCACCACTCCGGCTCCCTCGCGATCCGCGCGGCCGTCGCCGCCGGGGTCACGATGACCTACAAGCTGCTCTACAACGACGCCGTGGCGATGACGGGCGGGCAGCAGGCCGTCGGCAGGCTGTCGGTCCCGGAGATCACCCGGCTGCTCGCCACCGAGGGCGTGCGGCGGATCGCGATCACCACGGACGACCCGGCGAAGTACCGCGGCGTCACGCTGGACCCGATCGCGTCGGTCCGGCACCGCGACGAGTTCGCGGAGGCCGAGGCCGAGCTGACGGCCGTTGACGGCGTCACCGTCCTGATCCACGACGACCGGTGCGCCGCGGAGCAGCGCCGGCTGCGTAAGCGCGGCCAGCTGCCCACCCCGGCGGAGAAGGTCGTGATCAACGAGCGGGTGTGCGAGGGGTGCGGGGACTGCGGCGACAAGTCGACGTGCCTGTCCGTGCAGCCTCATCAGACGGAGTTCGGCCGCAAGACCAGGATCCACCAGGCGTCCTGCAACTCGGACCTCTCCTGCCTCAAGGGCGACTGTCCGTCGTTCCTGCTGGTCGAACCGGGAACGCGGGCCCGCCGTGAGGTCCCGGCGCTCCCGGTGGAGCTCGTCGAGCCCGCGCCACGGCTGGTGGGGGACACGACACTGCTGCGGATGCCCGGCATCGGCGGCACCGGCGTCGTCACGATCTCGCAGGTCCTGCAGATGGCCGCGCACCTCGACGGCCTGTTCGCCGCCGGGCTGGAGCAGACCGGTCTCGCGCAGAAGGGCGGCCCCGTCGTCTCCGACATCCGGATCGCGAAGGTGCCGGTCACCGGCTCGCTGCGCGCCTCCCGGGCCACCGCCGACGTGCTCGTCGGCTTCGACCTGCTCGGCGCTGCGGACCCGTCGAACCTCGCCGTCGCCCGGCCCGGACACACCGTCGCCGTCGTCAACACCGCGATCGTGCCCACCGCCGCCATGGTGACCAACCGGGTCGTCCTGCCGGGTTCACCGGTCGACTCGCTGGAGCGGATCGAGACCGTGACCCGCCGCGAGGACAACCTCTACCTCGACGCGCAGCGCCTGGCCGAGGCCCTCTTCGGCGACCACATGCCCACGAACATGCTGCTGGTCGGGGCCGCCTACCAGCACGGCGTCGTCCCGATCGCCGCCGAGGCCATCGAGGAGGCGATCCGGCTCAACGGCGCCGCGGTCGAGAAGACCCTCGCCGCGTTCCGCTGGGGCCGCGCCGCAGCGATCGACGCCGAGGCCGTCCTCGCTGCTGTCACGCCCCCGGCCCGCGCGACCGTCGAGGTCGGCGCCGCCGCCGCGCAGATCGCGCGCGCCACGGGCGCCGCCGGGGAGCTGGAGGCGGTCCTGGCCACCCGCGTCGCGGACCTCGCGGGCTTCCAGGACGAGGCGCTCGCCCGCCGCTACGCCGCGGAGGTCGGGCGGGTCACCGCGATCGCCACCGACCGCACGGACGCCGCGACGGGGGAGCGGATCGGCCTCGCGTACGCCGCCGGCCTGCACAAACTGCTCGCCTACAAGGACGAGTACGAGGTCGCCCGGCTGCACCTGGACCCGGTCGAGAAGGCCCGCCGGGACGCCGAGTTCGGCCCGGACGCGGCGGTCTCGGTGATGCTGCACCCGCCAGTGCTGCGCGCGATGGGCATGAACCGCAAGATCCGGCTGAAGGGGCGGACCGCGGAGATCACCTTCCGCGCGCTGCGCGCGGCCCGCGGCCTGCGCGGCACCCCGCTCGATGTCTTCGGCTACGCGAATGTGCGCCGGGTCGAGCGCGAGCTCGTCGCCGAGTACCAGGGGCTGGTGCGCGCCGCGCTGGAGCACCTCGACGCCGGGAGCGCGGAGCAGGTCGTCGAGCTCGCCGGGCTGCCGGACCTCGTGCGCGGCTACGAGGACATCAAGCTGGCCGCGGTCGAGCGCTTCCGGGAGAGGGCGGGCGCCCTCCTCGCCGTGATCACCGGGACCGGCTGA
- a CDS encoding 3-keto-5-aminohexanoate cleavage protein: MATQNPGPVIVEVAVNGTTPRRRNPHVPRTPAEITEDVLACIDLGATIAHNHNDEPMFTDDGVHAVEPYLQAWQPVLDRHPDMLLYPTMAAGARGIPVERRWAHVEELARRRMGGLTLVDPGSVNVGLLSDGTCPTAAAPEPYQNSIADTEYMCTRTAALGAAPSISIFEPGFLRTALTLHRHGRLPAGAIVKLYFGGALEFGLPPTEKALDAYLELLEPSGLPWSVAVLGGDVLTSGLAEQAVRRGGHLRVGLEDYAGPGVPSNSDLLRGVLELLDRLGTRPATIGETRGLLGLRPAVASNRSG; the protein is encoded by the coding sequence ATGGCGACGCAGAACCCCGGCCCGGTCATCGTCGAGGTGGCGGTCAACGGCACAACGCCACGCCGCCGCAACCCGCACGTCCCGCGGACGCCCGCGGAGATCACCGAGGACGTGCTCGCGTGCATCGACCTCGGGGCCACGATCGCGCACAACCACAACGACGAGCCGATGTTCACCGACGACGGGGTGCACGCCGTCGAGCCCTACCTGCAGGCCTGGCAGCCGGTGCTGGACCGGCATCCGGACATGCTGCTCTACCCGACGATGGCGGCGGGCGCGCGCGGGATCCCGGTCGAGCGGCGGTGGGCGCACGTCGAGGAGCTGGCGCGGCGGCGGATGGGCGGGCTGACGCTCGTCGACCCCGGGTCGGTGAACGTCGGACTGCTGTCCGACGGGACGTGCCCGACGGCGGCCGCTCCGGAGCCGTACCAGAACAGCATCGCGGACACCGAGTACATGTGCACCCGCACGGCCGCGCTCGGCGCCGCGCCCAGTATCTCGATCTTCGAACCGGGGTTCCTGCGGACCGCCCTGACCCTGCACCGGCACGGCCGCCTCCCGGCGGGCGCGATCGTCAAGCTGTACTTCGGCGGCGCCCTCGAGTTCGGGCTCCCGCCGACGGAGAAGGCGCTCGACGCCTACCTCGAGCTGCTCGAGCCGTCGGGCCTGCCCTGGTCGGTCGCGGTGCTGGGTGGCGATGTGCTCACGTCCGGGCTGGCCGAGCAGGCCGTCCGGCGCGGGGGCCACCTTCGGGTCGGGCTGGAGGACTACGCCGGTCCGGGCGTGCCGTCGAACAGCGACCTGCTGCGGGGCGTGCTGGAGCTGCTCGACCGGCTCGGGACACGGCCGGCGACGATCGGCGAGACCCGCGGGCTCCTCGGGCTCAGGCCGGCCGTTGCGTCGAATAGATCAGGTTGA
- a CDS encoding class I SAM-dependent methyltransferase, with amino-acid sequence MTTSDTVVPDRRRVREFARHLFGVYTSGVLTFMIDLGHRTGLFDAAAAGPTDSAGLAERAGLQERYVREWLGAMVTGGIMTFDAGSGQYTLPPEHAAALTGDGSKNMAPMAAMVPLLGRNLDGIEAAFRTGGGVPYSAFSPHFTGVMDQLNRRPLDELLIDAWLPLVPGLAERLAAGARVADVGCGTGHALVLLAAAFPASTFTGYDIAEDALDRARAEAAAAGLENLTFEVTDVAAFRPAEPFDVVFAIDAVHDQADPAAVLHGVHDALVPGGTFVMVDMAASSDLEANVGNPFAAWIYSISTLHCMTVSLAHDGAGLGAAWGRSSRPGCSATPGSARSPCSRRPARRST; translated from the coding sequence ATGACCACCTCGGACACCGTCGTCCCGGACCGTCGCAGGGTCCGCGAGTTCGCCCGCCACCTCTTCGGCGTCTACACCAGCGGCGTCCTCACCTTCATGATCGATCTCGGGCACCGGACCGGCCTGTTCGACGCCGCGGCGGCCGGGCCCACCGACTCCGCAGGGCTCGCGGAGCGGGCCGGGCTGCAGGAGCGCTACGTCCGCGAGTGGCTCGGGGCGATGGTCACCGGCGGGATCATGACCTTCGACGCCGGGTCGGGGCAGTACACACTGCCGCCCGAGCACGCCGCGGCCCTGACCGGCGACGGGTCCAAGAACATGGCCCCGATGGCGGCCATGGTCCCGCTGCTGGGCCGCAACCTCGACGGGATCGAGGCCGCCTTCCGCACCGGCGGCGGCGTTCCCTACTCCGCGTTCAGCCCGCACTTCACCGGCGTCATGGACCAGCTGAACCGCCGGCCCCTCGACGAGCTGCTGATCGACGCGTGGCTCCCGCTCGTCCCCGGTCTCGCCGAGCGGCTGGCGGCCGGGGCCCGCGTCGCGGACGTCGGCTGCGGCACCGGGCACGCCCTGGTCCTGCTCGCCGCCGCCTTCCCGGCGTCGACCTTCACCGGCTACGACATCGCGGAGGACGCCCTCGACCGCGCTCGCGCCGAGGCAGCCGCGGCCGGCCTGGAGAACCTCACCTTCGAGGTCACCGACGTCGCCGCGTTCCGCCCGGCCGAACCGTTCGACGTCGTGTTCGCCATCGACGCGGTCCACGACCAGGCCGATCCCGCCGCCGTCCTGCACGGCGTCCACGACGCTCTGGTGCCCGGCGGCACGTTCGTCATGGTGGACATGGCCGCGTCCAGCGATCTGGAGGCGAACGTCGGCAACCCCTTCGCCGCCTGGATCTACTCGATCAGCACTCTGCACTGCATGACCGTCTCCCTCGCCCACGACGGCGCCGGGCTCGGCGCGGCCTGGGGGCGGAGCTCGCGACCCGGATGCTCGGCGACGCCGGGTTCGGCGAGGTCACCGTGCAGCCGGCGCCCGGCCAGGCGCTCAACCTGA
- a CDS encoding TIGR03086 family metal-binding protein, which produces MDVSEIYARCSAEFSARVHAVDGRWADPTPLPGWDVRTLVNHLAYEERWTPLLFGGATIEEVGTRFDGDLLGDDPVRTIDEAAAAALDAITSDGALDRTVHLSFGDHPGREYAMQLSADHLVHAVDLARALGEDETVDADVAAAVREWFGSMEETYRAMGVTGPKVVVPPGSGPQAELLGMMGRRP; this is translated from the coding sequence GTGGACGTCAGCGAGATCTACGCCAGGTGCAGCGCCGAGTTCAGCGCCCGCGTGCACGCCGTCGACGGGCGGTGGGCCGATCCGACCCCGCTACCGGGTTGGGACGTCCGGACGCTCGTCAACCACCTCGCCTACGAGGAGCGCTGGACCCCGCTGCTGTTCGGCGGCGCGACGATCGAGGAGGTCGGCACCCGGTTCGACGGCGACCTGCTCGGCGACGACCCGGTCCGCACGATCGACGAGGCCGCGGCCGCCGCGCTGGACGCGATCACCTCCGACGGCGCCCTGGACCGCACCGTGCACCTGTCCTTCGGTGATCATCCGGGCCGGGAGTACGCGATGCAGCTCTCCGCGGACCACCTCGTGCACGCCGTGGACCTGGCGCGTGCCCTCGGTGAGGACGAGACGGTCGACGCCGACGTGGCTGCCGCGGTCCGGGAGTGGTTCGGCTCGATGGAGGAGACATACCGCGCGATGGGCGTCACCGGGCCGAAGGTGGTGGTCCCGCCCGGTTCCGGCCCGCAGGCCGAGCTGCTCGGGATGATGGGCCGCCGCCCGTGA